A genome region from Arachidicoccus soli includes the following:
- the ispE gene encoding 4-(cytidine 5'-diphospho)-2-C-methyl-D-erythritol kinase: protein MINFPNAKINLGLYVTEKRSDGFHNISTLFYPINLCDALEIIPNPHSRKTVTLNNSGINIEDSTDNNLCIKAFLLLKKDFPRLPNITCYLYKHIPLGAGLGGGSADGACMLKLLNETFQLQIKEQQLKDYALLLGSDCPFFILNKPCIASGRGELLQPVNLDLSPYFVVLIHPKIHVNTGQAFAKIRPKQPNTPLEQIIQQPIEDWKNLLKNDFEYSVFEEHPSIRLVKEKLYQEGALYASMSGSGSSVYGLFKDNPGRIKFNFPEEYFVFRSKL from the coding sequence ATGATTAATTTTCCAAATGCTAAAATAAATTTGGGCTTATACGTTACAGAAAAGCGTAGTGATGGATTTCATAATATCTCTACCCTCTTCTACCCTATCAACTTGTGCGATGCCTTAGAAATTATACCCAATCCCCACAGCAGAAAAACAGTTACATTAAACAATTCAGGCATTAACATCGAGGATTCAACAGACAATAATCTTTGTATAAAAGCATTTCTCCTTTTAAAAAAGGATTTCCCTCGATTACCCAATATTACTTGTTATTTGTACAAACATATCCCCCTGGGAGCTGGTCTTGGCGGCGGTAGTGCCGATGGGGCATGTATGTTGAAATTATTAAACGAAACATTTCAACTACAAATAAAGGAACAGCAGTTGAAAGATTATGCATTATTATTGGGCAGTGATTGTCCATTTTTCATACTTAATAAACCATGTATCGCTAGTGGCAGAGGGGAACTGCTGCAACCTGTTAATCTAGACTTAAGTCCCTATTTTGTGGTGCTTATCCATCCTAAGATACATGTAAATACGGGTCAGGCCTTTGCCAAAATTAGACCTAAACAGCCTAATACTCCTTTAGAGCAAATTATTCAGCAACCTATAGAAGATTGGAAAAATTTATTGAAAAATGATTTTGAATATTCCGTCTTTGAAGAGCATCCTTCTATCCGCCTCGTAAAAGAAAAATTATACCAAGAAGGAGCATTATACGCATCCATGTCTGGTTCCGGAAGCAGTGTCTATGGACTTTTTAAGGATAATCCCGGGCGTATAAAATTTAATTTCCCTGAAGAATATTTTGTCTTTCGATCGAAATTATAA
- a CDS encoding cytidine deaminase, whose translation MEKEYSFTYQIFKNIDELNDEDKALLQRARANTSNAYVPYSSFQVSAIALMENGEIVNGTNQENASYPVGICAERVLLSTISSVQPNIAVKTIAISYHNLNGESSRPVAPCGMCRQALLEQENRFQQPIKIILSGMDGEVIIVQNARQLLPFNFSAEDML comes from the coding sequence ATGGAAAAGGAATATAGTTTTACCTACCAAATATTCAAAAATATAGATGAACTGAATGATGAAGATAAGGCTCTTTTGCAAAGGGCAAGAGCGAATACTTCTAATGCCTATGTGCCTTATTCTTCTTTTCAGGTTTCTGCCATTGCATTGATGGAAAATGGTGAAATTGTTAACGGAACGAATCAAGAAAACGCAAGTTATCCTGTAGGTATCTGTGCAGAACGGGTTTTGCTAAGCACGATTTCTTCTGTGCAGCCTAATATTGCGGTTAAGACAATTGCCATTAGTTATCATAATTTGAATGGAGAAAGTTCACGGCCGGTGGCTCCATGTGGCATGTGCAGACAAGCATTATTAGAACAAGAAAACCGATTTCAACAGCCTATAAAAATTATACTAAGTGGAATGGATGGAGAGGTTATTATTGTACAAAATGCGCGTCAGTTATTGCCTTTTAATTTCTCGGCTGAAGATATGTTATAA
- the lepB gene encoding signal peptidase I produces MVSIYVILYLIGWPIGIYGMFKKAGVTPWKAFIPFYNTWIICELCGISKLWFWLQLIPIAGQFITIWMTIIFVMQFGKFSFIDHTLTVLVPFVYLPYIGFSKEVRYIGREGVKRYKKSTVREWVDALVFATVAATIIRTFIFEAYVIPTGSMEKTLLINDFLFVDKMTYGPRVPETPVSFPFVHNFMPFSTTVPSYTKLVHLKYRRLPAFGEIKRNDVVVFNFPAGDTIINEPGYGSEYPYYQALREQYHGDRAALLAQHKILVHPIDKTDNYIKRCTGIAGDTIQIINTELYVNGRKAYIPPTSQMEYLVTTNGSAFSDDFLRNQIHIKIDPVNASDQAEFTPLGNNQYVFDATADEIAQVKKLPNVVNVQYYIQTNHGLFPYYSEADSSWTPDNFGPLWIPKKGVTVTLTPKNLPIYRRIITTYEHHTLTENNGQYVIDGKATNQYTFQYNYYWMMGDNRHRSQDSRYWGFVPETAIVGKASLIWFSWQNGPRWKRILKVIK; encoded by the coding sequence GTATGTTCAAAAAAGCAGGTGTCACACCTTGGAAAGCTTTTATTCCTTTTTATAATACTTGGATCATTTGTGAGCTTTGCGGCATTAGCAAACTCTGGTTTTGGCTGCAGTTAATTCCTATCGCCGGGCAGTTCATTACCATCTGGATGACCATAATCTTTGTCATGCAGTTTGGGAAGTTTTCTTTCATAGATCATACGCTGACAGTATTGGTACCCTTTGTGTATTTACCTTATATTGGCTTTTCTAAGGAAGTAAGATATATTGGAAGAGAAGGTGTAAAGCGTTACAAAAAATCTACCGTACGTGAGTGGGTGGATGCCTTGGTCTTCGCCACTGTCGCAGCTACAATTATCCGCACTTTTATTTTTGAAGCTTATGTGATTCCTACAGGAAGTATGGAGAAAACATTATTGATAAATGATTTTTTGTTTGTTGATAAAATGACTTATGGCCCACGTGTACCGGAGACGCCGGTGAGTTTTCCTTTTGTACATAATTTTATGCCCTTCTCTACGACTGTTCCTTCTTATACAAAGTTGGTTCACTTAAAATACAGACGATTACCTGCTTTTGGAGAAATAAAACGCAATGATGTTGTCGTTTTCAATTTCCCTGCAGGTGATACCATTATCAACGAACCTGGGTATGGTTCAGAATATCCTTATTATCAAGCATTGCGTGAACAATATCATGGCGATCGTGCCGCATTATTGGCCCAGCACAAAATATTAGTCCATCCTATTGACAAAACTGATAATTATATAAAACGATGTACCGGCATAGCCGGCGATACCATTCAAATTATTAATACGGAGTTGTATGTAAATGGCAGGAAGGCTTATATCCCGCCTACTTCTCAAATGGAATATTTGGTGACGACGAATGGCAGTGCTTTCTCTGATGATTTTTTAAGAAATCAGATACATATAAAAATTGATCCTGTGAATGCGAGCGATCAGGCCGAGTTTACACCTTTAGGGAATAATCAATACGTTTTTGATGCCACCGCTGATGAAATAGCACAAGTGAAAAAATTACCCAACGTGGTCAATGTACAATACTATATTCAGACAAATCACGGGCTGTTTCCATACTATAGTGAGGCAGATAGCAGCTGGACACCAGATAATTTTGGGCCACTATGGATTCCGAAAAAGGGCGTTACTGTTACACTTACCCCAAAAAATTTACCTATTTATAGAAGAATTATTACGACCTACGAACATCATACTTTGACTGAAAATAATGGTCAATATGTAATCGATGGTAAGGCTACCAACCAATACACTTTTCAATATAATTATTATTGGATGATGGGAGACAACCGTCATCGTAGCCAGGACAGTCGCTACTGGGGATTTGTTCCGGAAACGGCCATTGTAGGGAAAGCTTCTTTAATTTGGTTTAGCTGGCAGAATGGGCCGCGTTGGAAACGGATTTTAAAGGTGATTAAGTAA